A segment of the uncultured Desulfobulbus sp. genome:
TTAAGAGTGAACTCCAGATGCCAATATCGAAGATCCATTCCATAGTTTTATACGTCCTCTATACATGTAGGGGAATCATTCGATTCAACAGGGCGCTCCGCTTTGTAGCGAATGGCATGGCCAAAGATGTAGGTACAGACCGGTACGCCAAGAATCAGTCCCCAGAAGCCGAAAAGTTTACCGGCCACCGTTAAAATAATAAGAATAATGACCGAATTGATGCGCATATACGAACCATACACTCGCGGATTGAGAATATACCCCTCAATGAGATGAATGATGGTAATCAAGAGGATTGCCAAAAACAGGGTTTGCAATCCTGATGTCTGTAATGCCACCAAGCAAATGGGAAAAGAGCTGATAAAGACACCAATGACGGGGAAAAAACTACAGAAGAAGACAATCACCGTCAAAAAGGCAAGATGCTGTCCCAGGCCGAGCAGACTGATACCGACAGCCGTAAGCGCAGCGTTGATAAAGGCGATGATCAGTTGTGCCTCCAAGGCTTTTCCCAGAACCTGACTGAACTCCTGTAAGTTTCCGGCGACGCTTTCATAGATAAAGCGCAATTTAGTCTCATGGAGAGAGCGAACACTGATCGCCAGATTGGAGAGGTCTAAAACGATAAGAAATGAGAAGAGGAGCGCTAAAAGAAAAGCAGAGGTCACCGAAGCAATACGAGCACCGAGATTTCCAAAGGTGTCCAGTGCCTGATTGATGTTTTGCACACCCGTGGCTGCTTCTCCCAGGCCCAGAAACTGTTGGAGAAGGTTTGCAGAGGGGGAGTACTTGATTCGCTTTTTATCGATAACTCCCTGGTTACCCTCGAGACCGCGATTTTGAATTTCAGGAAGGATGTCACCGATGAGAGGATAGCGCTGCTCAAGCTGATAGAGCTCCTGATCTACCCGGTAGAGGTAGGTGGTAAACTGGCTGGCAAAGAGCTCGGTTTGCTGTTTGACCTTTGGAACAAAAAATATACCTGTTGCCGTCAAAGTAGCGACGAGCAACAGGGCGACGATGACTACTCGTATCGGTCTATAGGCGATCCAGGGCTCGAGTCTGTTGACGCTTCGTGCCTGAATGTAGGAGAACACAAAAGTGAGGAAGATAAGTAAGAAAAAGGAACGAAGCAGGTAGATGAGCGAAAGTAACAAACCCCAGACGATCACAGGAGCTACAT
Coding sequences within it:
- a CDS encoding AI-2E family transporter, with translation MDQRSPFLRSLPRQWRPIVAYVAPVIVWGLLLSLIYLLRSFFLLIFLTFVFSYIQARSVNRLEPWIAYRPIRVVIVALLLVATLTATGIFFVPKVKQQTELFASQFTTYLYRVDQELYQLEQRYPLIGDILPEIQNRGLEGNQGVIDKKRIKYSPSANLLQQFLGLGEAATGVQNINQALDTFGNLGARIASVTSAFLLALLFSFLIVLDLSNLAISVRSLHETKLRFIYESVAGNLQEFSQVLGKALEAQLIIAFINAALTAVGISLLGLGQHLAFLTVIVFFCSFFPVIGVFISSFPICLVALQTSGLQTLFLAILLITIIHLIEGYILNPRVYGSYMRINSVIILIILTVAGKLFGFWGLILGVPVCTYIFGHAIRYKAERPVESNDSPTCIEDV